From Zea mays cultivar B73 chromosome 3, Zm-B73-REFERENCE-NAM-5.0, whole genome shotgun sequence:
TGATTCCACCGGCTGCCTTGAGCGACAGCGGCGGCGAAGCGAGGAAGCTCATCCTCCTGGAACGCAACAACCCCTACATCGGAGTCGGATCGAGCCAAATCAAATCAGTCAGGGCACcagtctctctctccctctctatcatCAGATGCCTCACCTACCTGTGACGCCGGCGGCAATGGCAATGCCATCCCCATCTTTGTCGGTCCTCTTCCTTCCTCCTCTGCAGAGTGCAGTGGATGCTACCTGCTCACCGCATCCGCATACGTCCACATGGATCCCGGGTGGAGGGGACCGCCGGGCAGATGTGGGCGTCACTCGGTTGGTCCAACGCCAACCACAACACGACCACCGCGTGTGCGGTGTGTCCCTCTCGCTAGTATGCGCAGGACGAAAAGTACATCCAAATGTGAGTAGAGTGTAATGAAATGTGAGTAGTACGATGGATTGCGATCTAAATGCTTCTTCATTAAGATAGGACCTTAAATAAATTTCaatttaaaaataaatagaaatagtcTCCAATCCAAATTCGATCCTTAAATTTCCCAAGTCACCCCTAATTGTGAACCAAAATACACAACAAAAATTAGgccaattcaagcaaggttcatttGTTCATGAATAACCGGAGGTCAAAATCTGTTTGATTGGGAGGATTGGAACCCAAATGGCCAAGGTTATCTTGATTTTCTTGCCAGCCTCAATTAGACAAGCATACTAGCCGTAGCTTGCTGATTCATAATAGCCTCGCCTCTTATGCATCACATTGTCACGGGACTCGGGACTTTGGAAAGGCTAACCATGCCGATCTTTCCAGTTATCCGGCAAACTCAAACAAACTTTTATTCATTCTAGTTACAGTATTACACAGtaacaaaaaagaaaaaaatatatcATATACAAGGAGACTAAATTCAACTGCAAATATATACAATATGTCTATGTTTGTATCTGTTTTTTTTCCAGAAACACCAGCCTTCTCCATATACAGACATTCCCTTCCATACACAAGCTACAGACTCTACAGTCCTGGAAAAAAAACGGTGCCCAGCCACCCAGGAGAAAATCACAAACTCATGATCAGATATACAGGAAAGGACAGTCATGATCTAAAGCTAAATCCTTGCAAAGAAACATGATGGATTCCATGTACAGACCTCTTCGTATGTGTCGCCACTAACTATACTCTGTTCAGCCCCATCTGAAACATTTTTTGCATTACGGTCTTGTACTCCTGGCTTCTTGACCACTCATCGATCTCTCTGGCTCGCATCACAGGCAAAGGGTGTGAAAGCTCTCTGGTTTGTGCATTCCTGCAACATGTAAAGAGATTGAGAAAGAAATGTCATACAACACAAACACATATGCATTTCCACAACAATAATATCGTGAATCATGGTTCAAGTGATAACAGTTCTGACCGGATGTACCACCCAACTGGGTTCGATGCAGCCTTGTCGTACGAACGAGCTTGCTCCAGGAAGGCATCCACATTTAGCTTGTCGGCAAGAGATGGGCATCCTCCGGCCAATTTCATCAGAACAGAGATGACTACCTcttgacaatcaagaataagtatcaaGTGATGACAGATTTGTAGGATAAGCATTACAACACACAACAAGGTGTTCCTATTTTCAGACAGCCAAGAACAGAGATGACCACCTCACGACAATCAGGAGTTTAGTATTAAGTGATGATACCAACTTGTAGAGTAAGCATGTATCCATTATATGTTAAAACTACAAGCTGCAGCTCCAATTCTTCAAAATTGGAGAACAGCTGCTCTTTCTATGAACTAAAGATTGTTACTAGGAAGATGAATTGAAAACTACACAAACCTCTACTTTTTCTTGGAGTCATATATAATTTGTGGCCAGACCATGCAAAAAATCCACTTCCAGAGCAAAAGCAAAGACAAAAATAGCGCTATTTATACTGCTAGATCTTATGTTCAATACAAATCAATCTTGTATTTTAAAACTGAGGTAGTTTCAGATTTAAGGTAGTAAAGGTACCTTCGGATCTTGCACCACAAGAAGAGCTGCCCTGTCACAAGTCAGCTCTGCAGCTCGTAGCCATCTGTATAGCTGCTCTTCCAGGAAGCCAGCAACCATGCCAAAACCTGAAGAAAGTGCATGTACTTACCATGAGATGTAGTCCAAATAAAGTGTATTTAGGTACATAGCCGACCCTTCTAATGAGATTTTAAGTAGTCAGATGGTCTACCAGGGACAGTGTATGCTCCCATTGTGAGTATATTGGCAAAAGTGAGCCAAACACCATGATCGCACTTGAGGTGACCCAGCTCATGAGCCAAAACAGCCTAATTGAAACAAATCCAATATGATGAGTAATCAATGCATTCAGACAGTAGGTAAGCAAATAATAATTCTTGTTTTGATTGTTCATCTAGGCAATACCAGCCGATGAGTTCGTTTAGAGTAAACAACAGTACCTGCAATTCCCTTGGAGTAAGCAGCTCCACAAGGCTTGTGTGAACGACAATGAATGGTTTTTTGCCGTTGATTGCTAAGGTGTAGGCATTTGGAACAGGATTCTGCCTTATGTACAAGTCAGGAGCTTCGGTGTTCAAGAGCTTCGCAGCCTCAACCAGCAGTTGGTGGAGATCTGGAAGCTGAAGAGCGAAAACAAACGATTAGCTCTCTGAATTACGGTAACTTGTAGGCTGTGGTGATAGAGAAAACAAACAAACTACAAGGTCCGGAAACAACATAAGTTCTGGCAGATCGGACCTGGTTCGGGGAGACGAGAACTGATGTTCCAATGTTCTGGAGTACCATAACTTGCTCCGAGACGGGTCCTGCAGTAGCAAAAGATGGCAGGAATGAATCGTTGAGGATACTACGTTGAGATGGACTGGCAACGCTGAGGAACTATGTGAGTGGGCGACCTAGCAAAGCTTTGCCCACGTCGTTGAGCCCGGGAATTGCTCTCAGCAGCAGAGTGTTCTGTGAAACAAGAAGAAAAGCGGTTCTCTTTCAGAAGACAGGAATTTTATCTATCATCCGCAAGCGCAGTCGAACATTATACGTGGACAGAAAGAAAAAGAGTGTGTTAAATCGAAGAAAGCTAGCCTGCTTGTCCAGCGGGTGGCGGAAGTCGTCGGCGTCGAGGCCCCGAGCAGCCGCAGAGGAGGTGCGGGTGGAGGCAGCTGCAACGGGAACGAACCGCCTGCGGCACGGGCGCCTGGAGGAGGTCGACGCGGAGGAGGGCTTTTGGGCCCAGTAGCAGCGGAAGGCAACGGGCAGGGGAGGGAGGGTGGGGCCGGAGATGAGCCCCGGAGCACAAGCCGGCGAAGCCGCCATGCCCCACGAACCGAGAGCAAGGCGAGGCAAGCAGCGCGGCCGCTGCCACAGGTGTTTTGTCCAGCCAAGGAACGAGACCAAGAAGAAAGCCCCGAAGGCGGAGACGTACGGATGGCCGAGGAATTGAGGGAGGTCAGCTGGTAACTGCGGTTATTTTACTGCTCTGCGTAGTTTTCACGGCAAAAAAGAGATTACcatatatgtatgtatgtatatatataaaaTAATAACAACAATAATAAGTGCTAGCGTAGCGTAGGCGAGCACGGTATCGCGTCCACTACGTTTTTCCGATTTCTGCTAGGCTGCTGGCCCTCGTTCCTCACAATCATCagtaaaggaaaagaaaaatccgAGTCCACAGCGAAAGGAGTCGCAACTTGCAACGCTGTAAAATCTTGAGAGTTGTGACTGACGTGTTCCATCTCAGACCGCTTGGTTAGCTTTGCCGCAGCCTCAACCTCAAGTTCTCGACCCCAACAGGCTGCGGCTGTGCGGCCGTTCAGACCTTGCCTAACCAGATCGCTACAGTACACATTTTTAAATCACTACCAGTGCCTCCAAAGAAGCAAAGATATTTTTCTCCAGGCCTTTCCTTTTTTAAAATTTCCGATGAAAGCACCATAATACACTGATGGAGGTACCATGATTCACCTGTCCATGGAATATCTGCTAAACTAAGCGCTAGTTTAGCAACTCTATTTTCCCGATAGATTCCCATTTTTCCAATAGATTCCCaatagaaattagtttattttcccttGGAAAATCCCTTTAGAAAATAGAGTTCTCAAACTAGTCCTTAGAAAAATGAAAATCTCTTGGAAAAAGGTTGCCAAACTAACCCTAAACATCCCACTTTTTAGGCCAGTAAAACTAAAGTCAGAAAAAAATGTTTTATCAAAGAAGCTACTGCTAGAGCTGTTTTGACTGAAACTAGAGCTCTACCAAACAAACCTTCAGGCAATAACACTGGTACTAGTATGCCTTGGGGGAGGAATGCTCAGAAATAAATGCAGGTACTCTATTGTGTGACCATATTtgttttgattttttttcttttattgGCATTTCTCTTCTAACAAAGACTAGCAAACACAACATAAACTGTCATGCTACCAGGAGAAGTGTACATAAAACCTCCCTCATCATCGCATCCTTCGCAAGAGAGAAACAATCGCAGCTGAAAGTGCATCCTCAAGACTGAAGGCAGTAGGCACTAACCTGTCAGGCCTCCAGGCTGAATGATAACAACCCTTTGATAGCATATAGTCATTTTTACTCCTCCGCCTTGAATACGTCAATCACAACTAGGCCAAGTACTACGGTTATGAGTCAAGTTTCAACAGCAAATGATTCGGGGCTTGTCTTCAATTCTGTGCAAACCATAAACGTCTTCAGTGACATTAAAAAAAAAAGAAGGTATCCAGATTTTGAACAATGACAACTATAAATGCATAGAAATCTATATAACCATGATTTTAAGAATCTGCGCAATGCGACTTTTGGCTGTTCGTCAAACTCAGCAGGAACTAAAGTTAAATCACTAGGGATATCAATGTGACCAGAGATTTGTTTTTTCTTCTTTTGACAGAAACATGACAATAGAAATTTACAAATGCAGGAAATTTCAGGTTCAACAAATATTATGTATGGTTAAATTTGGGAAACTACAATGGGAACAATTTCACACCTTAAATACATGAAGccttgtttttttttgtttttttttaagaaaccgcaggagaactgcgcatcttATATATTAGAGAGGAAAAAAAAAAACATTACAATAGAGGAGAAGTTGCAGAGCAACTCTCCCAAAAACCCAAATAAACCCTAAGGTGATTACAGATTGTTGCTGAAACTTGACCCGACCACGCCCAGGGCAGCAACTGAGCCCAAGCTCCCAAACTCCTTAGCTCCTGCCATTACCCAGCAAACGTACTCATCCGAGAAACACCGGAAAATCCTGGGTAATGAGGGTGACTCCCCATGAAAAACTGCTCTGTTTCTCTGAAGCCATAGACACCAAGCCCCCAGGATGATCAGAGAGTTAAGCCCCTTTTTTCTGGTCTTGACAACCTTATGGCTTGCCTTTCCCCACCAGTCTGCAAAATTCTCTTCATCAGCTGTTGGAGTGAGGTGCCCCAAGCCAATAGCAGCAAGAATTGTGTGCCAAAATTGCCGTGCAAAAATGCACGCAGTAAGGAGGTGCTGAATTGTCTCTTGGGCCTGATCACACATGGGGCAAACATCTGGGTGTGGCATTCCCCTCAACTGTAATCTGTCGGCTGTCCAACATTTGTTCCTTATTGCCAACCAAAGGAAGAATTTGCATTTAGGAGGAGCCCAGGTCTTCCATAATCTCTTCCAAGGCTCAAAAACAGTAGAACCAAAGAGAAGGACTTTGTAGCAGGATTTAGAAGAGAACAGCCCTGATGCCTCGTGCCTCCAAACATGGGCGGTCTTCCTCCTGAGAAAGCTGCACTTCCCCTAAAGTATCCCATAAGAGAAGAAATTGTTGAATTCCAATCAAGGAAAGGGGGGTTTTGATATGAGCTATCCATTGCCTGTTCACAAGAGCCTGACTCACTGTCAATGAGGTAAGAGCTCGTTTAGACACCTTGGACGCCACTTCTGGAGCAAGGTCTCTGATGGAGCATCCATTAAGCCACTTATCTGTCCAGAATAAGGTATTAGAGCCATTTCCCACATGGGAAATCAGGGATGCTGCAAATAGATCTTTAACAGGTTGCTGAATGGGAATAGTCAAGCCATGCCAAGGTCTGCTCTGATCTGTTTTTTGAAGCCACAACCATTTGGTTTGGAGAGCCCAACACATGTGTTGTAAATTAGGAATCCCAAGCCCACCATACTTCAAAGGTCTTGTGACTGAATCCCAGGCCACAAGGCAGCTGTCGCCATTAACCTCttttctccctctccacacaaatCCTTttctgattttatcaattttgttAATCACCCACTTAGGGACATTCATAGCAAGGAAAAGGTAAACTGGGATGGCTGAAAGTACAAAGCGCACAAGGGCTGTCCTTCCAGCAAAGTTGAGGAGCCTAGCTTTCCAGTTTGGTAGCCTATCTGCAATCTTGTCAACCCAGTTCATCAAAATATTCCTGCTAAGCTTCTTATCTGAGATAGGCAGCCCCAAGTAAGTGCAAGGGAAGGAAGAAGGGGTGCATTGCAGAATGTTACACCCTTCATGCAGCAATTCCACTTCACATCTTATTGGGATGGCACAACTCTTGTGCAAATTAGCTACAAGGCCAGAAGCTTCACCAAAACAGTCAAGAATGAGTTTGACACAGTTTAGATCTTCCTCCCTGGGCTTGACAAACAGCACTACATCATCTGCATAAAGAGATAATCTAGACTTCACAATGGCACTGTCCAGACTGGCCAATAATTCTTTTTCTTCTGCCACTTTGAAAAGGCTGCTGAGGACATCCATCACCAGGACAAAGAGCATTGGGGAGAGGGGGTCCCCTTGCCTCAAGCCTCTGCGATGCCTGATCTGTTCCCCTGGAAACCCATTTAATAAAATTTGAGTTGATGAAGTGGCCAGAAGGTTGGAGACAAGATTCCTCCACTTAATACCAAAGCCAAGGTGGGTCAACACCTCAAGAAGGAAAGCCCAGGAAACAGAATCAAATGCCTTTGTTAAATCTAATTTCAGAAAAAGGCTGGCCACTTTTTTCCTGTGTAGGGATTTAATTGAGTGCTGAACCAACATATAATTGTCATGAATGGATCTGCCTCTAACAAAAGCACTCTGATTAGTCTCTACCATCTTGTTGAGAAGAGGAGCAAGCCTGTTAGCAAGGATCTTCGTGGAGAGTTTTGCAAAGCTGTGGATGAGGCTGATGGGCCTGTAATCACCAGCAGACATGGCTCCTGTCTTCTTAGGGATCAAAGTAATATATGCTGTGTTTAGAGGCCCCAAATTCTGAGAATTCCCAAGGTGAAGGGCAGCAAGGGCGGCCATCAAATCTGCCTTAAGTATAGGCCAACAAGTTTTATAGAATTTCCCTGTGTATCCATCTGGCCCAGGCGCTTTATCTGAAGGAAGACTGGCAAtggcatcccaaacttcttcttcTGTAAAGGGAAGCTCAAGAGCAGATAAATCAATTGGAGCTCTGTGACACTCTTCTAATCTCAAAGTTAACCTCCTCTAGGGGGCATACCCCAACAAATTAGAGTAGAAATTATGCAGCACCTCTTGTTTTTGCTCATGAGATGTGACCACTCTTTCCTCATCCAGTAAGCTGAAGATATGATTTCTCTTCTTGCGGAAGCAGGCCTGCAAATGAAAGAAAGAGGTGTTGGCATCTCCCTCTTTTAGATACTAAACTCTAGATCTGAGTCTTGCAACCGTTCTTTCCAGGGAAGCAAGGACCAGGCACTGATGCTTGAGCTTTCTTAACAGCCATAATTCATCTGGAGATAATACCCTGCTGTCTTGAGCCATTTCCAGTCTGTGTAAAATCTCCCTTGCTAAGCCCAGTTGGTATTTAAAGTTGCCCACTGTTTTGTGCCCCCAAGACCGCAGTGCTCTTGTTAGCCTCTTGAGCTTTAGAGAGATCCTCTCCAGATGCCCGCAATTATGAAGTGGCTGGTTCCAGGAATTTGCCACCACCTCATGAAAGCCTGACATTTTGGTCCAGAAGCTCTCAAAATGAAATCGCCTTCTTGCCTTACCTTCTTCTTCTATCATCTTTAAAATCAAAGGGCAATGATCAGAATCTTCTGAGGCCTTGCTAAATAAAGTAGAAGCTGGAAACATCTCTTCCCAGCTCGAGGTACAGAATACGTGGTCTAATTTAACAAGAGTGGGAGCCTGTCTTTGGTTGGACCAAGTGTATCTCCTTCCTATCAAAGGAATTTCCTTCAGCTCCAAATCCTCTATCCACCTTCTGAATCTTCTCAACAGGGCCCTGTTGATACAAGGGTTGTTCTTGTCCTCAGACCTGCATATCTGATTAAAATCACCTGCCAAGATCCATGGTCCATCACAACCTGCCCTGACTTCACTTAACTCTTGTAGAAAAGCCTGTTTAAGATTATCTTGGTGTGGCCCGTAAACCCCTGTGAACCACCAAAGTGGGCCTGAAGCCATCTGCAGTTGAATAGAGACCGAGTACTCTCTGATTACATGACTGTTGTGGGTGAAAACTCCATCTCTCCAAGCCACTAAAATGCCCCCTCTTGTCCCCTGTGCGGGGCTGAAAACAAAATTACTATAACCAGTACCAAGAATTGACAAAATATCAAAATCAGAGATGGTGCTCATTTTGGTTTCTTGCAAACAGACAAGTGATGGTTTGATGTCCAGGACTAGGGTCTTGACATTATCTTTCCTAGCCCTACTGTTCAATCCTCTCACATTCCAAATTAGGAAGTTGCACTGGTCCATTGAGAAAGAAAAACACGACCAGACGAATAGACCCAAGCTTATGCGAGCTCAGATGTATCCCATCCGAACAGCGCTGCCAAGGCAGCGATGTGCTCCCTGGAGAGTGGTGAATTGAATAAGACAACATATTTGCTAGCATCTTCCAGAGTGATAATGCCATGATCATCACAGAATCCCAATTTCTTGCAGACAGAGGCTGCTGCTTCGGATCCTAGCTCAGGTGGAAACTTGGCCACCCTCCTGGATCTCCTAGGCCTGAAATTTCTTAGTAGGGTCTTCTTTCTGCGTTTGGGGATTGGCGGAGGACTCAGCAAACCATTAATGGCTTTAGAAATGTGCTGACTGAATTCTTGCAAGGGGGTCGGGGATGGCGAGCTCACTTCCTGGGATTGCACAGGCACGGTATCTCTTCTTCTAGAGTACACCTTAAAGCATGGTGGTTTTGCTTGCAGTGAGTATTTGATAATATCCCAGGGATTCCTGACTTGTGCAGCATTATCAGCAGGAACATCCGGGACATGCGGGACATGAGAAAATGGCACAGAGGCCCGTCCTGAAGCATCAGCACAAAGACTTTCTGGGCCCTGGCCTAACCTCTGATAACCGCCAGCCTCCTCAAAAGCCGCCACATTAAATGAGGTGTCATGCAGAATTGGCCTCTCAGAATCCAATAGACCAGAGGAAATTGCACCAATTATTGAGGCGGGCCCAGGATCTTCAGATAGAGAGCCGGTTGTTAAAGCATTGGCGGCTCTTGGGGCTATAACCGAAGTGACGAGCGCCGTTGGGGGAGAAACCGAAGGGGCTGGCGTCGGAATTGTAGAGCCCGAAGCGGCTTCCTCAGCCCCCACTGCAACCTCAGCGCTCAAGGGGCCCGGGGCACTGATCGTCCCAACTGTCCATCCAGGCGCAGAGCCGGCTCCACCACAAGGCCCGAGGCGCACCGGGGGTGGAGAAGCCGAAGCGGTGCTCTCTGCCCCCAAGGGGACCGGGAGCGCGATCGTTTCACATGTTCCCCCAGGCGCAGAGTCGGCCCGGACGCATGGCCCGAGACGCGCGTGCACTGGCCTGCGTCCAGGCACCGTAGGAATTGAATGTTGATCCCGCCGCCGCTTGCCGTGGTTCTGCTCGCGATCGTCGCCGGAAAAgggtggcggcggcggaggcgagGGCCTCCTGTCCAAGATCGCATCTGAACGGCACACCCGCACGGtgatagggaacaccagagtgtgaGGAAAACTGCCGAAGTCACTGGCACCCAACTGGACATGGCAAAAGGGATATGGATCTCAGATTCCCGTCCACTCCTCCATTGCCGGTCGACATGGAAGCAATAGAAAACAATTGATTTTTGTCCCCAAAAATAAAACTGAGGAACTTAAATACCACTAACAACATTGCACCATAATGGTAATGCGAAGAACAGCATTATGTTCAGTTTATCGTTAGTACATTACATACACTATACCTGAAACATGTGTTCTTGTTCACCTTCAGTGTGTAACTTTTAATTGTTTGTTCATCTAACTAGGCAGCCAACCAAGTTCCTACCAGTAATCTCCGCAAGAGCAAAACCCATCCTTGAAATGGTGAAACCTGCGTGAGTCTCTTACAATAATGTCTCTGTTCACAATCTTCGATATCATCTTGATGGCAGCATGACAATCTAGGCAGGCACTCAAGTTCTTCATAACCGTAATTGGCGTCCCTGGTGGGGTATTGATCAGGGCAAAAGCGATGGCCAATCTCTCACTGTGGTATTTTAGTGACTCCAACTTTTGCTTATTATCCACCATATGCAAGGCACAGCTAGTATCGGGCTCATAGCCTTGTTTATCCATCTCTTCGTACAACCTCTCAAGCTCTTCTTTAATCTCATCTATCATTGGGTTGGTGTGATCATTAGAAGAAAACATGTAGATCTTTTGCTTGATTTCAACCCAACTGTTACCCGACTCTTTCCTAACTCCTCTATCTCTCATAATCTTTTTCACACGCGCAGCACCTTCCCAATTACCAGCTTTAGCATATATGTTGGACAATATGACATAGGCAGTCGCGTCTGTGGGAACCATAGTGAACAAGTTTTCAGCAGCCACTGTAGCTAAATCCTGGTTTCCATAGATCCTGCACGAGTGAAGAATGGAGCTCCATATTACTGGATCAGCCTCAAATGGCATCTCATCTAACACTTTCTGAATTTTATCGAAACAGCCTGCCCGACCCAAGGCATCAATAACACAAGAATAGTGTTCCTTCCAGGGTGACATGCTATTGTAATATCTCATCAAGTCAAAGTATTTCATGCATTCTTCCGCAAGACCATTGTGACTACAGGCTGCTAGCACACTCAAGAAAGTGACTGGATCTGGACAAAAACCACAGTGAAGCATGCTGTCAAACATCCTGATGGCATTCTTTGCCTGTCCATATTGCGCATATGCTGAAATTACAGCATTCCACGTGATGGAATTCTTCTCGGGCATCTCATTAAATGTTCTGATGGCTTCATCCAAACAGCCACATTTTGCATACATATCAAGAAGGGCACTGCCTGAGAACACACTGGACATGTGCCCTGATGTTGTGAGGTAAGCATGCAATTGCCTTCCTATCCCAATCACTCCCAGGCTTGAGGAAGACTTTATGATGCTAGAACATGTCGCCCTATCAGGACTTAGACCAGCTCTTCTCATGTTACAGAATAGTTGCAATGCTTCCTCATGCTGCCCATTCTGGACACACCCAGTTATCAAAGCGGTCCAGGAAATGGCAGTTTTGTCACTTTTGTTTGCAAAAATAGTCTTTGCAGCATCTAGCATACCACATTTTGAGTACATGTCAATCAGGGCATTTCCCATGAAATCCTCCAAAGTAAGGCCAAGAAGGATTAATTGTGCATGTATTTGTCTCCCGATCTTAATGTCAGGCAATGCCCCAGCGACACTGAGCAAGCTAGCAAATGGTAATGTATGCCTGTCAAAACTGAGTGTCTGCATTTCCCTGAACAGCTGCAAAGCCATGCCACTACATTGGTTCCAAGAATAGGCAGAGATCATCACATTGTATGAAATATTGTCCCGCTGTGGCATCTCATCAAACAACTGCTCCAGGTCACCAAGACAGTCACATTTCGAGTAAAAATCAAGCAATGCATTATTGACAAAGACGTTATGTGATGGGTTGGCCCTGACAAAGAGACCATGGATCTGACGCCCAAGGTAGAGATCGACCATACCTGTCGCTACTGTTAGCAAACTTGAGAACGTGAAGTGGCTAGTGTTAACGCTCTCACGTCGCATAGCAGCAAATAGCTCTAGTGCCTCACTGTACAGCCCCTCCCTAGAGCAGCCCGTTATCATGACATTATACGTGATCGTGTCCCTGTGTGGCATCTCCAGGAAGACTCTCCGAGCAGCA
This genomic window contains:
- the LOC100191294 gene encoding putative peptidase M48 family protein isoform X1, with product MAASPACAPGLISGPTLPPLPVAFRCYWAQKPSSASTSSRRPCRRRFVPVAAASTRTSSAAARGLDADDFRHPLDKQNTLLLRAIPGLNDVGKALLGPVSEQVMVLQNIGTSVLVSPNQLPDLHQLLVEAAKLLNTEAPDLYIRQNPVPNAYTLAINGKKPFIVVHTSLVELLTPRELQAVLAHELGHLKCDHGVWLTFANILTMGAYTVPGFGMVAGFLEEQLYRWLRAAELTCDRAALLVVQDPKVVISVLMKLAGGCPSLADKLNVDAFLEQARSYDKAASNPVGWYIRNAQTRELSHPLPVMRAREIDEWSRSQEYKTVMQKMFQMGLNRV